A window of Streptomyces sp. NBC_01689 genomic DNA:
CCCGCGCACGCCGCCCTCGACCGGGTCGGCCGCGCTCCGGACTTCGAAACACTGTTGGACTCCCATCGCACGGCCTGGCAACAGCTCTGGCGCAACGTCGAGTTGGACGTGCCGAACAGTGCGGGCCCGGTACTGCGGCTCCACCTCTTCCACCTGCTCCAGACACTCTCCCCGCACACCGCGGAGCTGGACGTCGGCGTGCCGGCCCGCGGACTTCACGGCGAGGCCTACCGCGGACACGTCTTCTGGGACGAGCTGTTCGTCCTGCCGTACCTCAACCTGCACTTCCCCGAGGTCTCCCGCGCCCTGCTCACCTACCGCCACCGTCGCCTCGAGCAGGCCTGCCGGGCCGCGGCCGACGCCGGTCACGCCGGTGCGATGTACCCGTGGCAGAGCGGCAGCGACGGCCGGGAGGAGACTCAGCAACTGCACCTCAACCCCCGCTCCGGCCGCTGGCTCCCCGACCACTCGCGGCTGCAGCACCACGTCGGTTCGGCGATCGCGTACAACGTGTGGCAGTACTGCGAGGCGAGCGGAGACACCGAGTTCCTGCACACCAAGGGCGTCGAGATGCTCGTGCAGATCGCCCGCTTCTGGAGCGGCCTCGCGGTGTACGACAGGACGCTCGGCAGGTACCGGATCCGTGGCGTCGTCGGCCCCGACGAGTATCACGACGCCTACCCGGGCGCGGAGCGGGCCGGACTCGACGACAACGCGTACACCAACGTCACCGCCGCCTGGGTGATCGCCCGCACCCTCGACGTCCTCTACGACCTGCCCGAACTGCCGCGCCGGGACCTGTGCGAGCGCACCGGTCTCGACGCGGCGGAACTCGACCGCTGGCATGAGGTCTCCCGGAAGCTGTACGTGCCCTTCCACGCCGGGGTGGTCAGCCAGTTCGAGGGCTACGGCACACTCCAGGAGCTGGACTGGGACAGCTACCGGGCACGGTACGGCGACATCCGGCGGCTCGACCGGATCCTGGAGGCCGAGGGTGACAGCGTCAACCGCTACCAGGCGTCGAAGCAGGCGGACGTCCTGATGCTGGGCTACCTCTTCTCGCCCGCCGAACTCGGCGGGCTGTTCCGCAGGCTGGGACATGAGGTGGACGACACTGTCTGGCGGCGCACCGTCGACCACTACCTGCGCCGCACGAGTCACGGCTCGACGCTGAGCAGCGTGGTGCACGGGTGGGTGCTGGCCAGGGCGCGGCGCGCGGAGGCGTGGGCGTTCGTACACGAGGCCCTGGCCGGGGACATCGCCGATCTGCAGGGCGGCACCACGGGGGAGGGCATCCACCTCGGTGCCATGGCCGGCACGCTTGATCTCGTCCAGCGTTGCCTGACCGGTCTGGAGACCCGGGGCGGTGTGCTGCGGCTCGATCCGGTGCCGCTGCCGGAGTTGTCCGAGTACGGCTTCGCGATTCGCTACCGCGGCCATCGCGGTGTGCAACTGCGCTTGCGGGCAGCCGAGCTGGGGATTGCGGTGCCTGCTTCCGACCAGGATCCGATCGACATCGCCCTCGCGGACCGCATCGTGTCCGTGGGGCCCGGGGAATCGCGCACCCTCCTCCTGCCGGAACCGTGACCGGACGGTCCCGTGTCAGTCCGGAACCACAGCCACCGGGCAGGCGGTGTGCTCCAGCACGGCCCGCAGAGTGGGGCCGAGCGTCCGGCCCGGGCGGCCGACCACCAAGAGCTCCGCCGAGGCTGACGCCCGGACGAGGGCGGCCGATGGGATCTGGAGACGGACGTCTTCGTAGACGTCCACGTGCGGGTACTTCTCCCGCCACGGCCGCAGTGCGTCCGACAGCAGCTGCACCTCCTGGTCCTCCCACGCGCCCCGGTCCTCCTCCGGCAGCGCGTACGGCATCCACCGCTCGGCGAAGGGTGGCAGCCGCCAGGTATGGATGGCGTGCAGCCGGGCACCGCGGCGCCGGGCGGCGTCGAACGCGAAGTCCACGACAGGGCTCACCGGGTTGCGGGCGTCCAGGCTCAGAACCACCTGGACCGTACGCCACTCGCCGCCCACAGGGCCATGGCCGCCGGCTGGTACCAGGACCACGGGCAGGTCCGAGCGGGCCGCCACCTCATGGATGACGGAACCCACGGCCGGCACCGGGACGCCGTCCTCGCCGCGCAGCCCGAGAACAATGATCGAGGCCCGCGAAGCCAGCACCGCGGCGATCGCTCCGGCTCCCTCGATGCGCACGACCCGCAACGGCAGCCCGCGCAGCCGCGCGTCCCCCGCCGCCCATTCGGCCGCCGCCCTGCTGGGCGCGGATGCGTCGACCCCGACAACGATCGGCTCGGTCATGGCAGCAGTTCCCTCCACGCGTACGGGATTCCAAGGGTGTCCACCTTCCGCCGTGGCCCGTCCCACGAGACAGGGGCCGACCGACCCATGTGGAGCACCCGATCAGCCCCTGGGGCGGGGCCGCGCACCGCTGGATGCTCGAAGAGTCGAGAAGTTCCGAGGAGGTCCGAGATGACGGACGGCGAGCGCGATCGCCCCACCGTGCACGCTTTGCTCGCGGACGGCACCACCGTGTGCATACGGTCCGCACGGCCCGGCGACCACGAGCAGCTGCGAGGGCTCTACGAGGAGATGTCCCCGGAGAACCTCCGGTTGCGGTTCTTCGCCGCCAGCCGCCGCTCCGCCGACCTGGCCGCGGACCGGGCCGCGGCGCCGGCCCGCCCCGGGTACCGGGCGCTGCTCGCCGAGACGCACGGCCGGGTGATCGGCCTGGCCGAGTACGAGACCGTCGACGACCCCGAGACGGCCGAGATGTCGATCGCCGTGGCCGACGGGCTGCATCACCGGGGTGTCGGCACCCTCCTGGTGGAACACCTCGTCTCCGCCGCGCGTGCGGACGGCGTCACCACGTTCACCGCCGACGCGCTCAGCGAGAACCACGAGGTGCTGCGGCTCTTCACCGACCTGGGCCTGCGCGCCGGACGCCGGTTCGAGGGTCCCGAGGTGCGCTGCACCATCGCGCTCGACGAGGACGACACCTACCTCGCGGCCGTCGAGGCCCGTGGCCGGGCCGCCGACGTCGTCAGCCTGGAACCGCTGCTGCGACCCGAAGCGGTCGCCGTGGTCGGCGCCGGACGCAGGCCCGGATCGGTGGGGCGGGCTCTCCTGCACCATCTGCACGCGGGGGGCTTCACCCGACGGCTCTTCGCGGTGAACCCCCACGTCTCCTCGATTCTCGGCGTGCCCTCCTACTCGTCGGTCGGCGCGCTGCCCAAGGCCCCCGATCTCGCGGTCCTCGCGATACCGGCGGACGCCCTGCCCGCCATGGCCGAAGAGTGCGGCAAGGCCGGGGTACGGGCACTGCTCGTGGTGACGGCCGGACTCAGCCCCCTCCAGGCGGAAGCGCTCATGACCGCGTGCCGCACCTACGGCATGCGTCTCGTCGGCCCCAACTGCCTGGGCATCTCCAACACCGACCCGAAGATCCGCCTCGACGCCACCTTCGCGGCCGAACATCCCCGCCCCGGCACCGCGGGCATAGCCGTACAGTCGGGCGGCGTGGGCATCGCCCTGCTCGACGGGCTGTCCCGGCTCGGCATCGGCGTCTCGTCCTTCGTGTCGCTCGGCGACAAGTACGACGTCAGCGGCAACGACATGCTCCAGTGGTGGGAGAGCGACGGCCGCACCGACCTGGCCCTGCTGCACCTGGAGTCCTTCGGCAACCCGCGGGCCTTCTCCCGCACCGCCCGGCGCGTGACCCGCCGGATGCCCGTCCTGACGGTCGACGCGGGCCGTACCGAGGCCGGTCGCCGTGCCGCCGCCTCGCACACCGCGGCCGCCGCGACCCGGACCATGACCCGACAGGCACTGTTCGCCCAGGCAGGCATCACCGCAACCCGCTCGGTGGGCGAACTCCTCGAAACCGCCGCGCTGTTGCACGCCCAGCCGCTTCCGGCCGGGACCCGCGTGGCGATCGTCACCAACGCGGGCGGCGCGGGTGTCCTTGCGGCGGATGCCTGCGCCGAAGCAGGACTGTCCCTGGCCGCCCCCACTCCCGAGCTGATCGACGACCTGCTCGCCGTGCTGCCCGAAGGGGCGGCCGCGGGCAATCCCGTCGACGCCACGGCGGCCGTCACGGAGGACCAGCTCAGGGACTGTGTGGACCGGCTTCTGCGGTCCCCGGGCATCGACGCCGTGCTCATGGCCCTCGTCCCCACCGCGGTCGCCGTGGCGACCGGCGACGACCTCGTCCGAGCCCTCACCGACGGCCCCGGACGGCGGGAACGGCCCGCCGTCGTCGTACGCCTTGAGCAGGACCTGCCGGTCACGCTGCTGCCCGCGCGGGAGGGCGGCGCCGTCCCCTCGTACGCCGAACCGGTCGCGGCGGCCCGGGCCCTGGCGCACGCCGCCCGCCGCACGGCCTGGCTGCAGCGGCCCGCGGGCTCGATCCCCGAGCTCGTCGAGGTGGACCCGGCCCGGGCGCACGCGGTCGCAGAGACCTACCTCGCCACCCATCCGGACGGCGGCCGGCTCGACCCGCGCACCTGCGCCGAACTCCTCGCCTGCTACGGCATTCCGCAACTTCCGTGGGCCTGGGCCGAGACCGAGGACGACGCCGTCATCGCCGCCGAACGGCTCCGTGGTGCCGACGGCCGCGTGGTCATGAAGGCCCACTGGCCCGGCCTGGTCCACAAGACCGAACAGCACGCGATCCATCTCGACCTCGAGGGCGACGCCCAAGTACGCGCCGCCTTCCGGGACTTCGAGACCCGGTTCGCCGGACTCATGACCGGAGTCGTGGTCCAGCCGCTCGCCGCGCGCGGCACCGAACTGTTCGCGGGCGTGACGCAGGACGACGTCTTCGGCCCGCTGGTGCTGTTCGGGCTCGGCGGCACGGCGACCGAGGTGCTGGCCGACCACGCCGCCCGCCTCGCACCGCTGACCGACCACGACGTACACGACCTGATCACCGCGCCGCGCTGTGCGCCCCTGCTGCTGGGCACGCACGGCAGCCGGCCGGCTGATCTCCAAGGCCTCGAACAGCTTCTGCTGCGACTGTCCCGCATGGCGGGCGACCTGCCGCAGCTCGCCGAGGCCGACTTCAACCCCGTCCTGGCGACACCCGCCGAGGTCACCGTGCTCGACGCACGCGTCCGCCTGCTGCCGCGCCGCGCCCAGGACCCCTACCTGCGCCGACTGCGCTGAGGAGGAACAGAGATGAGGCAGGACAAGGTCGGATCGGTGATGGCCACGGAGGTCGTCACGGCCCGGTACGGCACACCCTTCAAGGAAGTGGCCCGGCTGCTCCATGAGCACCGCATC
This region includes:
- a CDS encoding universal stress protein produces the protein MTEPIVVGVDASAPSRAAAEWAAGDARLRGLPLRVVRIEGAGAIAAVLASRASIIVLGLRGEDGVPVPAVGSVIHEVAARSDLPVVLVPAGGHGPVGGEWRTVQVVLSLDARNPVSPVVDFAFDAARRRGARLHAIHTWRLPPFAERWMPYALPEEDRGAWEDQEVQLLSDALRPWREKYPHVDVYEDVRLQIPSAALVRASASAELLVVGRPGRTLGPTLRAVLEHTACPVAVVPD
- a CDS encoding bifunctional acetate--CoA ligase family protein/GNAT family N-acetyltransferase, with the translated sequence MTDGERDRPTVHALLADGTTVCIRSARPGDHEQLRGLYEEMSPENLRLRFFAASRRSADLAADRAAAPARPGYRALLAETHGRVIGLAEYETVDDPETAEMSIAVADGLHHRGVGTLLVEHLVSAARADGVTTFTADALSENHEVLRLFTDLGLRAGRRFEGPEVRCTIALDEDDTYLAAVEARGRAADVVSLEPLLRPEAVAVVGAGRRPGSVGRALLHHLHAGGFTRRLFAVNPHVSSILGVPSYSSVGALPKAPDLAVLAIPADALPAMAEECGKAGVRALLVVTAGLSPLQAEALMTACRTYGMRLVGPNCLGISNTDPKIRLDATFAAEHPRPGTAGIAVQSGGVGIALLDGLSRLGIGVSSFVSLGDKYDVSGNDMLQWWESDGRTDLALLHLESFGNPRAFSRTARRVTRRMPVLTVDAGRTEAGRRAAASHTAAAATRTMTRQALFAQAGITATRSVGELLETAALLHAQPLPAGTRVAIVTNAGGAGVLAADACAEAGLSLAAPTPELIDDLLAVLPEGAAAGNPVDATAAVTEDQLRDCVDRLLRSPGIDAVLMALVPTAVAVATGDDLVRALTDGPGRRERPAVVVRLEQDLPVTLLPAREGGAVPSYAEPVAAARALAHAARRTAWLQRPAGSIPELVEVDPARAHAVAETYLATHPDGGRLDPRTCAELLACYGIPQLPWAWAETEDDAVIAAERLRGADGRVVMKAHWPGLVHKTEQHAIHLDLEGDAQVRAAFRDFETRFAGLMTGVVVQPLAARGTELFAGVTQDDVFGPLVLFGLGGTATEVLADHAARLAPLTDHDVHDLITAPRCAPLLLGTHGSRPADLQGLEQLLLRLSRMAGDLPQLAEADFNPVLATPAEVTVLDARVRLLPRRAQDPYLRRLR
- a CDS encoding glycoside hydrolase family 65 protein is translated as MPDWVWVYEGYEPAQERLREALCTLGNGYFATRGAAPECEADPVHYPGTYVAGCYNRLTSDVAGHRVENEDMVNLPNWLPLRVRTASGNWLTPETHKVLDHRQTLDLRAGTLERTLRYEYVEDGVGRYLAVRQVRLVHMADPHLAVLRMELTAQGWSGEIEVETALDGRVANTGVERYRSLASRHLTDLRTGTAAPDTIWLDCRTNTSDIRIGLAARTTTDAPVRTLDAHGDARAAQLLRLSLTDGRTVTVDKTVALHTSHDPAIQDPAHAALDRVGRAPDFETLLDSHRTAWQQLWRNVELDVPNSAGPVLRLHLFHLLQTLSPHTAELDVGVPARGLHGEAYRGHVFWDELFVLPYLNLHFPEVSRALLTYRHRRLEQACRAAADAGHAGAMYPWQSGSDGREETQQLHLNPRSGRWLPDHSRLQHHVGSAIAYNVWQYCEASGDTEFLHTKGVEMLVQIARFWSGLAVYDRTLGRYRIRGVVGPDEYHDAYPGAERAGLDDNAYTNVTAAWVIARTLDVLYDLPELPRRDLCERTGLDAAELDRWHEVSRKLYVPFHAGVVSQFEGYGTLQELDWDSYRARYGDIRRLDRILEAEGDSVNRYQASKQADVLMLGYLFSPAELGGLFRRLGHEVDDTVWRRTVDHYLRRTSHGSTLSSVVHGWVLARARRAEAWAFVHEALAGDIADLQGGTTGEGIHLGAMAGTLDLVQRCLTGLETRGGVLRLDPVPLPELSEYGFAIRYRGHRGVQLRLRAAELGIAVPASDQDPIDIALADRIVSVGPGESRTLLLPEP